The segment CCCGCACGATCGGCAGCAGGTCGCGGCCGTACTCGATCGCGTCGGGCAGGGGATCGAAGCCACGGATCAACAAGGTCGTGACGCCGAGGTCGTAGTAGGCGAGCAGCGAC is part of the Dehalococcoidia bacterium genome and harbors:
- a CDS encoding alkanesulfonate monooxygenase, which translates into the protein SLLAYYDLGVTTLLIRGFDPLPDAIEYGRDLLPIVRAEVARRERVALAS